In Desulfobulbus oralis, one DNA window encodes the following:
- a CDS encoding TatD family hydrolase, translated as MNIEPTTQTAAALPFTLIDSHCHLHAEEYQGVVPQILANAAQAGVRQIVTLGTDCTSSAAAVALAAAYRPVFACVGVHPEEAAGFDEGVLACIAELARKEKVVAIGEIGLDYVCSGITAAEQQRVFSRQLALAKELNLPVVIHDRNAHGDIAACIRKAGHLPRGGVMHCFSGDLRLAQEMAERGFMIAFSGVLTFKNAALLREVARALDLSHLMLETDSPYLTPVPYRGKRNEPARLVHTARMLADLKGLPLAEVARRTTANTCKIFHLPEAALS; from the coding sequence ATGAACATCGAGCCGACCACGCAGACAGCCGCAGCCCTGCCGTTCACCCTGATCGACAGCCACTGCCATCTGCACGCGGAAGAGTATCAGGGCGTAGTGCCCCAAATTCTGGCCAACGCAGCTCAGGCCGGAGTGCGCCAGATCGTGACCCTGGGCACTGATTGCACTTCCTCAGCAGCAGCCGTGGCTCTGGCCGCGGCATATCGGCCCGTGTTTGCCTGCGTGGGCGTGCATCCGGAGGAAGCGGCCGGCTTTGACGAGGGCGTGCTGGCCTGCATTGCGGAACTGGCCCGGAAAGAAAAAGTCGTGGCCATAGGCGAGATCGGGCTTGACTACGTGTGTTCCGGGATCACGGCTGCAGAGCAGCAAAGGGTGTTCTCGCGCCAACTGGCGCTGGCAAAGGAATTGAACCTGCCGGTCGTGATTCATGACCGCAACGCACACGGGGATATCGCAGCCTGTATCCGAAAGGCTGGTCATCTGCCCCGGGGCGGTGTCATGCACTGCTTTTCAGGCGATCTGCGTTTGGCGCAGGAGATGGCGGAGCGCGGCTTCATGATCGCTTTTTCCGGCGTGCTCACCTTCAAAAACGCCGCCCTCCTCCGCGAGGTGGCGCGGGCCCTGGATCTGTCTCACCTCATGCTGGAAACGGACAGTCCCTATCTGACACCCGTGCCGTATCGCGGCAAACGTAACGAACCGGCCCGTCTGGTGCATACCGCCCGGATGCTGGCCGACCTGAAAGGCCTGCCGCTTGCCGAGGTGGCCCGGCGAACAACGGCCAATACCTGCAAAATTTTTCACCTTCCCGAGGCTGCGCTGTCGTGA
- the eno gene encoding phosphopyruvate hydratase yields MSEILAIQAREILDSRGNPTVEAEVYLESGVRGRAAVPSGASTGTREALELRDKDAGRYGGKGVMKAVQNVNEAIAPKLLGIEATEQVLIDRIMLELDGTANKEKLGANAILSVSLAVARAAALELEMPLYHYLGGVNAKVLPVPMMNILNGGAHADNNVDIQEFMILPAGASSFAEALRMGAETFHALKNVLKKKGLATAGGDEGGFAPNLRSNEEAMEALLEGIEKAGYTPGKDIYVGMDVASSEFYSTEKKLYTLTAEAKPEKTADELIAMYADWAKKYPLISIEDGLAENDWDGWKKLTQALGDRMQLVGDDIFVTNTSILKEGIAQGIGNSILVKLNQIGSLTETIDAVEMAHRARYTAVISHRSGETEDSTIADLAVALNSGQIKTGAPSRSDRVAKYNQLLRIEDELGRAARFAGKEAFHCLSKA; encoded by the coding sequence ATGAGCGAAATTCTTGCCATTCAGGCGCGGGAAATTCTGGATTCCCGGGGAAACCCCACAGTCGAGGCAGAGGTTTATCTGGAAAGCGGCGTGCGCGGGCGGGCGGCAGTGCCGTCCGGAGCATCCACCGGCACCCGGGAAGCCTTGGAACTGCGTGATAAGGATGCGGGCCGCTATGGTGGCAAGGGGGTCATGAAGGCGGTACAAAATGTCAATGAGGCCATTGCTCCAAAATTACTGGGCATTGAGGCCACCGAACAGGTGCTGATTGACCGGATCATGCTGGAACTGGACGGCACAGCCAACAAGGAGAAGCTGGGAGCCAACGCCATTCTGAGCGTTTCGCTGGCTGTTGCCAGGGCAGCGGCACTGGAGCTGGAAATGCCCCTGTATCATTACCTGGGCGGCGTTAACGCCAAAGTCTTGCCGGTTCCCATGATGAATATCCTGAATGGCGGCGCCCATGCCGACAACAATGTGGATATCCAGGAATTCATGATTCTGCCCGCCGGCGCTTCCTCTTTTGCCGAAGCCCTGCGCATGGGTGCCGAAACCTTTCATGCCCTGAAAAATGTGCTGAAGAAGAAGGGACTGGCCACTGCCGGCGGCGACGAGGGCGGATTTGCCCCCAATCTGCGTTCCAACGAGGAGGCCATGGAAGCCCTGCTGGAAGGCATTGAAAAGGCCGGGTATACACCCGGCAAAGACATCTACGTGGGTATGGATGTTGCCTCCAGCGAATTTTACTCCACTGAAAAGAAGCTCTATACGCTTACGGCCGAGGCAAAACCCGAAAAGACGGCAGACGAACTGATTGCCATGTATGCCGACTGGGCCAAAAAGTATCCGCTGATCAGCATTGAAGACGGTCTGGCAGAAAATGACTGGGATGGCTGGAAAAAACTGACCCAGGCATTGGGTGATCGCATGCAACTGGTGGGTGATGATATTTTTGTCACCAACACCAGCATTCTCAAGGAGGGCATTGCCCAGGGCATTGGCAACTCCATCCTCGTCAAACTGAACCAGATTGGCTCTCTGACCGAAACCATCGATGCGGTCGAGATGGCGCACCGGGCCCGTTATACGGCTGTGATTTCGCACCGTTCAGGAGAAACCGAAGACAGCACCATCGCCGATCTGGCCGTGGCCCTGAACAGCGGACAGATCAAAACCGGAGCGCCTTCACGAAGTGATCGGGTTGCCAAGTACAATCAACTGCTGCGTATTGAGGATGAACTGGGGCGTGCGGCCCGCTTTGCCGGCAAAGAAGCATTTCATTGCCTGTCCAAAGCCTAA
- a CDS encoding DUF615 domain-containing protein has product MALSRSAQKRQRRQVERLAAGLAALPANLHAAMPCSEELAHQIRAAAGMKGGARQRQMKYVSKLLAASGQEEALARFLAQHQGRAAAEAHNLHQIESCRDALITEALALAAENGQGNPGETWSSQVLGELQATLPELDSRALLLLAGRFAATRDPRYSREIFRTFKAAFAAKERAAADRMPS; this is encoded by the coding sequence ATGGCACTCAGCCGGTCCGCGCAAAAACGGCAGAGGCGGCAGGTGGAACGGCTGGCCGCTGGACTGGCGGCCCTGCCCGCCAACCTGCATGCCGCCATGCCCTGTTCTGAAGAACTGGCCCATCAGATCCGCGCTGCCGCTGGCATGAAGGGCGGGGCGCGGCAGAGGCAGATGAAGTATGTGAGCAAACTGCTGGCTGCCAGTGGGCAGGAGGAGGCGTTGGCCCGCTTTCTTGCACAGCATCAGGGCCGGGCAGCGGCCGAGGCCCACAATCTGCACCAGATTGAAAGCTGCCGCGACGCCCTGATCACCGAGGCACTGGCCCTGGCCGCCGAAAATGGCCAAGGCAATCCGGGCGAGACCTGGTCCAGCCAGGTGCTGGGCGAGTTGCAGGCCACTCTGCCGGAGCTGGACAGCCGCGCCCTGCTGCTTCTGGCCGGCCGCTTCGCCGCCACCCGCGACCCCCGCTACAGTCGGGAAATTTTCCGCACCTTCAAGGCAGCCTTTGCGGCAAAGGAACGGGCTGCTGCCGACAGGATGCCGTCCTAG
- a CDS encoding YggS family pyridoxal phosphate-dependent enzyme, whose protein sequence is MTPICERIRQISEHIAAVAQRAGREPGLVRLMAVSKTVPPELVRAAMDCGQTLFGENYLQEAQEKIPRLGHGASWHFIGHLQSNKCRDIAALFDTVESVDRLKPARRLDEAAAALGRGLNILVQVNIGEEPQKAGVMPQETGMLLEAIRSACPHLHCLGLMALPPHFDDPEASRPYFRMLREMGKEYAQRELFSNNQQVELSMGMSGDYEAAIEEGATIVRVGTAIFGARPPKGAER, encoded by the coding sequence GTGACACCCATTTGTGAGAGGATCCGCCAGATTTCAGAGCATATCGCCGCTGTCGCCCAGCGTGCCGGCCGTGAACCCGGCCTCGTCAGGCTGATGGCGGTCAGCAAAACTGTGCCGCCCGAGCTCGTCAGGGCGGCCATGGACTGCGGACAGACGCTGTTCGGCGAAAACTATCTGCAGGAGGCCCAGGAAAAAATTCCCCGGTTGGGCCACGGGGCAAGCTGGCACTTCATCGGGCACCTGCAGAGCAATAAATGCCGGGACATTGCAGCCCTGTTCGACACGGTGGAAAGCGTGGACCGGCTCAAGCCGGCACGCCGGCTCGACGAGGCTGCTGCTGCGCTCGGCCGGGGACTCAACATTCTTGTGCAGGTCAACATCGGCGAAGAGCCGCAAAAGGCGGGCGTGATGCCACAGGAAACCGGTATGCTGCTTGAGGCGATAAGGAGTGCCTGCCCGCACCTGCACTGTCTGGGGCTCATGGCCCTGCCGCCCCATTTCGACGATCCCGAGGCAAGCCGTCCCTATTTCCGGATGCTCAGGGAGATGGGCAAAGAGTATGCACAACGGGAACTTTTCTCGAACAATCAACAGGTTGAACTCTCGATGGGCATGTCGGGCGATTACGAGGCTGCCATTGAAGAAGGGGCGACCATAGTGCGGGTCGGCACGGCTATTTTCGGCGCCCGTCCGCCCAAAGGAGCGGAACGATGA
- a CDS encoding UDP-glucose dehydrogenase family protein, whose translation MNIAMIGTGYVGLVTGTCFAEFGHTVSCIDKNAEKITALQNGEMPIYEPGLDVMVRHNVQEGRLSFTTEMAQAIPEADAVFIAVGTPTSRRGDGYADLTYIHAAARELAPFLQGYTVVVDKSTVPIGTARQVERIIRETRPDADFDMASNPEFLREGAALGDFMRPDRVVIGVESPQAEQVLRAIYKPLFLRDTPIVSTGIETAELTKYAANAFLAVKISYINEIANVCEAVGANVSDLAKAIGMDGRIGNKFLHPGPGYGGSCFPKDTLALMRIVQEYGENVRIVSAAVEVNAAQKARMVKKIREMLGGSETGKSIAILGLTFKPETDDMRDAPALTILPALLEKGALLRVHDPQGMPEARKMLPEGITYVGSAYEAVQDADCVVLMTEWNQYRALDLGKLRRLMRQPIFIDLRNVYDPETLRRLGFAYTGVGRK comes from the coding sequence ATGAATATTGCCATGATAGGCACCGGCTACGTCGGCCTGGTGACAGGCACCTGCTTTGCCGAATTCGGTCACACGGTCAGCTGCATTGACAAGAACGCTGAAAAAATTACAGCCCTGCAAAACGGCGAGATGCCCATTTACGAACCAGGACTTGATGTCATGGTGCGGCACAATGTGCAGGAAGGCCGATTGTCTTTCACCACCGAAATGGCCCAGGCCATTCCGGAAGCTGATGCCGTTTTTATCGCGGTGGGCACGCCCACATCCCGCCGTGGGGACGGCTATGCCGACCTCACCTATATCCATGCGGCGGCCAGGGAGCTGGCGCCTTTTCTCCAGGGCTATACCGTGGTGGTGGACAAGAGCACCGTGCCAATCGGCACAGCCCGGCAGGTGGAACGCATCATCCGTGAAACCAGGCCCGACGCCGATTTCGATATGGCTTCCAATCCGGAATTTCTGCGGGAAGGCGCGGCATTGGGCGACTTCATGCGCCCGGACCGGGTGGTCATCGGGGTCGAATCCCCACAGGCGGAGCAGGTGCTTCGGGCGATCTACAAGCCGCTTTTTTTGCGCGACACGCCCATCGTGAGCACCGGCATCGAAACCGCGGAGCTGACCAAGTATGCCGCCAATGCCTTTCTTGCGGTCAAGATCAGCTATATCAACGAAATAGCCAATGTTTGCGAAGCAGTGGGCGCCAACGTGAGCGATCTGGCCAAGGCCATTGGCATGGACGGCCGTATTGGCAACAAATTTCTCCATCCAGGCCCTGGATACGGCGGTTCCTGTTTCCCCAAGGATACGCTGGCCCTGATGCGTATCGTACAGGAATACGGTGAAAACGTGCGCATCGTGTCAGCCGCCGTGGAGGTCAATGCGGCGCAAAAGGCCCGCATGGTGAAAAAGATTCGGGAGATGCTGGGTGGCTCGGAAACAGGAAAAAGCATTGCCATCCTGGGTCTGACCTTCAAGCCCGAAACGGATGACATGCGCGATGCGCCGGCTTTGACCATCCTGCCGGCCCTTCTGGAAAAGGGTGCGCTGCTGCGCGTCCATGACCCGCAGGGCATGCCGGAAGCCCGGAAGATGCTGCCGGAAGGCATCACGTACGTCGGCTCGGCCTACGAAGCGGTCCAGGATGCCGATTGCGTGGTCCTGATGACCGAGTGGAACCAGTACCGGGCACTGGATCTTGGGAAGCTGCGCCGCCTGATGCGCCAGCCAATTTTTATCGATTTGCGCAACGTCTATGACCCGGAGACATTGCGCCGCCTTGGTTTTGCCTACACAGGGGTCGGCAGGAAATGA
- a CDS encoding TIGR01777 family oxidoreductase — MKILITGGTGFVGSAMAQGHVVTVIGSSGKSCRRHQALADLSCITADTTRPGPWQDAVASQDALINLAGKSVFTLWTKAAKAAILDSRIETTRNLVAAIPKGNGMVLLSASAAGYYGNGGEEEHSEAHPGGSDFLARVCREWEALAQGAEDKGARVVIMRLAVVLGKAGGALQSMRLPFQLGLGGPIGKGRQWFPWIHLADLVAAAQFLLDCESCHGPFNCSAPEAVRQIEFARTLAAQLGRPAFFPAPAPLMRLALGEFGQSLLQGQKVLPRALEEKGFVFSYPKLEQALRDLLHR, encoded by the coding sequence ATGAAGATACTCATCACCGGAGGCACCGGTTTTGTCGGCAGTGCCATGGCCCAGGGCCATGTTGTCACTGTCATCGGCAGCAGCGGGAAAAGTTGCCGCCGCCATCAGGCACTGGCAGACCTGAGCTGCATCACGGCCGACACCACCAGGCCCGGGCCCTGGCAGGATGCGGTTGCCAGCCAGGACGCACTGATCAATCTGGCTGGAAAATCGGTCTTCACCCTGTGGACCAAGGCCGCCAAAGCGGCAATTCTCGACAGCCGCATCGAGACCACCAGGAATCTGGTGGCCGCGATCCCCAAAGGAAACGGCATGGTGCTGCTCAGCGCCTCGGCCGCCGGCTACTACGGCAATGGCGGTGAAGAAGAGCACAGCGAAGCGCATCCCGGCGGCAGCGATTTTCTCGCCCGGGTATGCCGCGAATGGGAGGCTCTGGCCCAGGGGGCCGAGGACAAGGGGGCCAGAGTGGTCATCATGCGCCTTGCCGTGGTTCTGGGCAAGGCGGGTGGAGCGCTGCAAAGCATGAGGCTGCCCTTTCAACTGGGCCTGGGCGGCCCTATCGGCAAGGGCAGACAGTGGTTCCCCTGGATTCATCTGGCGGATCTGGTGGCAGCGGCCCAGTTCCTTCTCGACTGCGAATCGTGTCATGGTCCTTTCAACTGCTCAGCTCCTGAAGCGGTCAGGCAAATCGAGTTTGCCAGAACGCTTGCGGCCCAACTCGGCCGCCCCGCCTTTTTTCCCGCGCCCGCGCCGCTGATGCGACTTGCCCTGGGTGAATTCGGCCAGTCGCTCCTGCAGGGGCAAAAGGTCTTGCCGCGGGCCCTTGAAGAAAAGGGTTTCGTCTTCTC
- a CDS encoding integration host factor subunit alpha: MGTLTKTDLVEKIYTSHSTLTKSQAVEAVELFLALAKASLVRGEDLLLSSFGKFTVRDKSERRGRNPQTGKSLTLEARRVVTFKPSGLLRERVNKKS; encoded by the coding sequence ATGGGTACCCTGACGAAAACCGATCTAGTGGAAAAAATTTATACAAGCCACTCCACCCTGACCAAATCCCAGGCCGTGGAGGCGGTCGAACTGTTCCTTGCCCTGGCCAAGGCATCGCTTGTGCGTGGCGAAGATTTGCTTTTAAGCAGCTTTGGCAAGTTCACGGTACGGGACAAAAGTGAGCGCCGCGGCCGCAACCCCCAAACCGGCAAGTCCCTGACCCTGGAGGCCAGGAGGGTCGTTACCTTCAAACCCTCCGGCCTTTTACGGGAGCGGGTCAATAAAAAAAGCTGA
- the coaBC gene encoding bifunctional phosphopantothenoylcysteine decarboxylase/phosphopantothenate--cysteine ligase CoaBC yields the protein MPALQGKRVLFGVTGSIAAYKAAEWVRALVQEEALVQVILTEAAERFVTPLSFATLSGAPVQRDLFAGAGEDPIMHISLSREADVFLIAPASAQTIAKLATGMADNLLTAAVLAARIPVLLCPAMNVNMYRHPATQANLRRLRQYGYLVLEPGSGELACGEVGEGRLADWADAREALLRIFAAQDLRGLKILVTAGPTREAIDPVRYLSNRSSGKMGFALARTAMRRGAAVTLVTGPVALPAPPGVEVIRVQSAHEMAEAVFARAPQSRVLVKAAAVADFTVAAPAEHKIKKSGEELSLPLSATVDILRELGARKEPRQLLVGFAAESQAHYQEGERKLREKNLDLIVVNDVLDGQSGFAVDTNQVTLIGKNGRQEMPLLSKEDTADRIWDAVRALLDAQDAVAD from the coding sequence ATGCCCGCTTTGCAGGGCAAGCGCGTCCTTTTTGGCGTCACCGGGTCCATTGCAGCCTACAAGGCTGCGGAATGGGTGCGTGCGCTGGTGCAGGAAGAGGCGCTGGTGCAGGTCATCCTGACCGAGGCAGCGGAGCGCTTTGTCACGCCGCTGAGCTTCGCCACTCTCTCGGGTGCGCCGGTGCAGCGCGACCTGTTTGCCGGAGCCGGGGAAGACCCGATAATGCATATTTCGCTTTCGCGCGAAGCGGATGTCTTCCTGATTGCGCCGGCCAGCGCCCAGACCATTGCCAAGCTGGCCACCGGCATGGCTGACAATCTCCTGACCGCTGCCGTGCTGGCGGCCAGAATTCCGGTTTTGCTTTGCCCGGCCATGAACGTGAACATGTACCGCCATCCGGCGACCCAGGCGAATCTGCGCCGTTTGCGGCAATACGGCTACCTGGTCCTGGAACCGGGCAGTGGCGAGCTGGCCTGCGGCGAGGTGGGCGAAGGCCGCTTGGCGGACTGGGCAGACGCCCGGGAAGCACTGCTCCGCATTTTTGCCGCTCAGGACCTGCGCGGCCTGAAAATTCTGGTGACCGCTGGACCGACCCGGGAGGCCATTGATCCGGTACGTTATCTCAGCAACCGCTCCAGCGGCAAGATGGGTTTTGCCCTGGCCCGCACGGCCATGAGGCGCGGCGCGGCGGTGACCCTGGTGACAGGGCCGGTGGCCTTGCCCGCCCCCCCGGGTGTGGAGGTCATTCGGGTGCAGAGCGCGCACGAGATGGCCGAAGCGGTTTTTGCCCGCGCCCCCCAGAGCCGGGTGCTTGTCAAGGCGGCCGCGGTGGCGGATTTCACGGTGGCGGCGCCTGCCGAACACAAAATAAAGAAGAGTGGCGAGGAGCTGTCCCTGCCGCTGAGCGCCACTGTCGACATTTTGCGGGAGCTGGGCGCGCGCAAGGAGCCCCGGCAGTTGCTGGTGGGTTTCGCCGCTGAGAGTCAGGCGCATTATCAGGAGGGCGAGCGCAAGCTCAGGGAAAAGAATCTGGATCTGATCGTGGTGAACGATGTTCTGGACGGGCAAAGCGGCTTTGCCGTGGACACCAATCAGGTGACCCTGATCGGCAAAAATGGCCGGCAGGAAATGCCACTGCTCAGCAAGGAAGACACCGCTGACCGGATTTGGGATGCCGTGCGCGCTTTGCTGGATGCACAGGACGCGGTGGCGGACTGA
- a CDS encoding type II secretion system F family protein, with translation MPIYIWKGINIHGEKRKGQIEAVDEAGVRAHLKRLRIEETSIREKPKDLLENIKFFRPKVKGKDVVVFTRQLSTMIDAGLPLVQCLQILARQQDNPTFKEMLTAIQADVETGTTLADSMRKHPKVYDSLYCNMIEAGELGGILDTILQRLANFKEKAMALQKRIKGAMTYPVICLGICILVLAIILIFVVPVFDKMFKDFGSTLPAPTQLVVNLSNAVKSYWWAIFGIVLLFVWIFKKYYNTERGRLQVDHMLLWSPVIGDLVRKVAVSKFTRTLSTMLQSGVPILDALGVVARTAGNKVIERAIVRVSAAIAEGRPIAEPLEESQVFPPMVVQMINVGESVGALDTMLEKVADFYDAEVDQAVDNLTAMIEPFMMVFLGGVIGGLVVAMYLPIFQIASVVS, from the coding sequence ATGCCCATTTATATCTGGAAAGGGATCAACATCCACGGTGAAAAACGCAAAGGACAAATAGAGGCAGTGGACGAAGCCGGGGTACGGGCCCATCTGAAACGTCTGCGCATCGAGGAAACCAGCATCCGGGAAAAGCCCAAGGATCTGTTGGAAAATATTAAATTTTTCCGCCCCAAGGTCAAGGGCAAGGATGTGGTCGTTTTTACCCGGCAGCTTTCCACCATGATCGATGCCGGCCTGCCCTTGGTACAGTGTCTCCAAATTCTGGCCCGCCAGCAGGACAATCCCACTTTCAAGGAGATGCTCACCGCCATTCAGGCTGACGTGGAGACCGGCACCACCCTGGCCGATTCCATGCGCAAGCATCCCAAGGTGTACGACAGCCTGTATTGCAATATGATTGAAGCCGGCGAGCTGGGCGGTATTCTGGATACCATTCTCCAGCGGCTGGCCAACTTCAAGGAAAAGGCCATGGCCCTGCAAAAACGTATCAAAGGCGCCATGACCTATCCCGTCATCTGTCTGGGCATCTGTATTCTCGTGCTGGCCATTATCCTGATCTTTGTTGTGCCGGTCTTTGACAAGATGTTCAAAGACTTCGGTTCCACCCTGCCTGCGCCCACCCAATTGGTGGTCAACCTGAGCAATGCTGTCAAGTCATACTGGTGGGCAATATTCGGCATAGTGCTTCTTTTTGTTTGGATCTTCAAAAAATACTACAACACAGAACGAGGCCGACTCCAGGTGGATCATATGCTCTTGTGGTCTCCGGTCATTGGCGATCTGGTCCGCAAGGTTGCGGTTTCGAAGTTTACACGCACCCTAAGCACCATGTTACAGAGTGGCGTGCCCATTCTCGATGCCCTGGGGGTTGTCGCCCGCACCGCAGGCAACAAGGTTATCGAACGGGCGATCGTACGTGTCTCCGCAGCCATTGCCGAAGGTCGCCCCATTGCCGAGCCTTTGGAAGAATCGCAGGTCTTTCCGCCCATGGTGGTGCAGATGATCAATGTGGGCGAATCGGTCGGCGCGCTGGACACCATGCTCGAAAAAGTGGCCGATTTCTATGATGCGGAAGTCGACCAGGCGGTCGACAACCTGACCGCAATGATAGAACCGTTTATGATGGTTTTCCTGGGTGGCGTGATCGGCGGGTTGGTTGTGGCCATGTATCTGCCCATCTTCCAGATTGCCAGCGTGGTTTCATGA
- a CDS encoding PxxKW family cysteine-rich protein — translation MLFLIQEKDLFFSGADIMASDMAAKFEQGLFLTIVEQCEGCDRVVAHEAGKYCSSYANPAAKWRLGMCNFATHAKPEVAAVTARINPLKAAKRASKRK, via the coding sequence ATGCTTTTTTTGATTCAAGAAAAAGATTTATTTTTTTCAGGAGCTGACATTATGGCAAGCGATATGGCGGCAAAATTTGAACAGGGACTTTTCCTGACCATTGTCGAGCAGTGTGAGGGCTGCGATCGCGTCGTGGCTCACGAGGCAGGCAAATACTGCAGCAGCTATGCCAATCCGGCGGCCAAGTGGCGGCTTGGGATGTGCAATTTCGCCACCCATGCCAAGCCGGAAGTGGCAGCGGTCACTGCTCGCATCAACCCTCTGAAAGCCGCAAAACGCGCGTCCAAGCGCAAGTAG